Within Alkalidesulfovibrio alkalitolerans DSM 16529, the genomic segment CGTGATCGACGGGCAGTACATGGTGCTTATTCCCGCGTTCTACATCAAGCGGACCTGGCTGACGGCCGGAGAGTATGCTGGCAAGCATGCCTGGCTGATCAGTGACAAGCCTCTGGACGGGTTTTCCATTCATCCGGCCTTCCGCCGTGATGGTGGCGACCTGCAGCAGGTGTTCGTCGGCAAGTACCAGGCCAGCATGGACGGCTCCAAGCTCTCTTCCGTTCCTGGAGTCAAGCCCGCTGTCAGCCGGAGCCTGACGCAGTTTCAGGCCGACGCCGCCGCGCGCAACGAGGGCGATGTCGACGGCTTCATGCTCTGGAGCGCCTACCAGTGGTCCGCGATTCAGTGGCTCTACCTGGTGGAGAATGCCACCATGGACAGTCAGAGCAAGACCGGTCGCGGCCGCGTGGACGCCTGGGGCAAGGGTGCGGCGGAGGTTGACGCCGAGGACGTGGCGCAGGCCACTTATCGCGGAATCGTTGGCCTTTGGGGCAACGTCTGGCAGTGGATTGACGGGCTCAAGACCGATGATGGCGAAATCTGCCTCTGGGACCGCCACGGCCGCAAGACATGGGTCGAGACCGGCCAGATTCCCGACTCCATTGACGACGCTGTTTATCCGGTGACCTTCATGGACGAGAGGACGAACGAATACGACCTCGGCGACCTCTTTATCGTGGACTTCGGCGCTGATGAGCAGAGCGAGTCCACAGCTCCTGATTGGCAGTATTGGGACAGCTATCGCGAGGCCTTCCCGATCGTGGGCGGCCACTGGAGCTACGGCGCGCATGCGGGGCTTTGGAACGTCAACTGCGTCCCCGCGGCGTCGATCTCGCACTCGATCCTCGGTGCGCGCCTGGCGAAGGAGTAATGTGCCTTGCCCCTTGGATCATGCTGTGGCGGGCGAAAGCCCGCCTGTTGAAAGCGAAACCGCCCTGAGTGGGCGGTCGTTCCGGAGAGACGGCGACCGGGGCCTGATGAGCCAGCCGAATGAAAACGAAATGCCGCAAAGCGGCTTGGGAGAAACATGCAAATAACGCACCCGCAGACTTTGGTGACCGCGCTTTTCCTCGGAGCCTATGCCCTGGGATTCCGCTACGGCGTTCCGGCCGCGATGCTTCCGTGGCAGGTGAGGACGTGGGTATGTCTGGTCACGCTCCTGTTCGGGGCTGTGAAGAGTTCCGGGATGCCCTTGGCCCTCGCCCTTTGCGCGGACTGCATAGCTCTGCTGGTCATGATCCAGGCTGACGACAAGGTGACCCTCGCCGTGTTCGCGTTGACGATGATCGGCGCTTACTCCTTGAGGCCGTAGCCTGGGCGCGGAGGAGTCAATGACCCAGGACGAGAAGAAGCACGAACTGCGCAAGGCTCTTGCCGACTTTTTTACGAACCCGGCGGTGCTTGCGATGTGGCGTGGCCACATCAAGCGCAAAGGTCTGAGCTCGGAAGACGCCGAAGAGGTTGTCGGATGGCTGAAACTCTGGGCGAATGGAGGCAGTAAATGAATAAAACAGGCCGTGGGCGACTGCTCTTTATAGCTCACAAGGGTGCAAAGCAGCTGTGGGGAGACGATGAGGAAATGCGCCGCTCCATTCAGGAGATTCATACCGGCCATCGTTCATGCACCGCCATGGATGACAAGGTGCTGACCAGATGGTGCTGGAAGCTCAAAGAGATGGGCGCGGACATCTACGTTCCTGATCCGGCTCCGCGCGGTGGACAAGACCTGACGAAGCCGACCACTCGGCAGCTCGCACAGATTGAACAGCTCGCTTTTGAGCGCGGATGGGAGGACGGGCTGAATGATGGACGTCTGCGTGGGTTCATCAAGCGCACGGCTGGCGTCGACGATGTCACCTTTGCCAGCAGGAAGCAGGCAACCGACATCATCTCCGGCCTACGGCGCTGGAAAAAGCAAGAGGAGTCCAAGTGATCGAACAGAAGCTGAACACGGAACACGCGCAGAAGCTGGAAGAGCTACTTCCCGCGAGCGTGAGGGAGCTGGCCGAGCATATCGGCCTGGACTTCGCCTTGCGCGTCGTGGAGAAGCTCGGCGGAACCACCCTGGACGTGCCGAAGGGAGACATTCCCGCAGGCATTGCCCGCATAGAGTGGCTTGGCGAGGTTCTCGGCGAAGATGTCGCCGCAGCTTTCGTGCGCCACTATGGCGGCAGTCGCGGGTTCTATATCCCGCGCTGCCAGGCTGCCGTCGCGGCCATGCAGGATTTGTCGATCCAGAAGCGCTTCGACGGCCTCTCCGAGCAGGGGCTATCGGCCCGTACGATCGTGGCCATGCTGGCTGTAGAGTTCAGTCTGACCGACAAGACTATCTGGCGCGCCCTGACGAGGATTCCCGGCGGTGAAAAGAAGGACGGCGGCAGGTCGCAGCAGATTGGCCAGCTGCCCTTGCCTCTGTGATGAAAGGAGTGTGAAGTGGGTAAGGTTGTTGATTTTAACGACTACAAGAAAGGCGTCGCCACGCCCTACACCGTGAAGCCAAGGAATCGCCGGTGCGATCATCCACGGCTGCTCGTAAACGACCAGGCCCACACTGTGAAGTGTGAAAAGTGCGGGGAGGAGATTGACCCGTTCTGGGTGCTCCTCCAGTATGCCGACAGGCAGCGCAGAACGGAACTGCAGGCCAAGCGCTATGAGGCAGCCTTGTCCGAGTTCCAGAAGATCAAAAGCGAGTGGAGCCTGACGCAGCGCGAGCGCAGGCGTATCGAAAAGGTCATGAGCGAAACGACCTTGTGATCTGGGGATAGCTTTTCCGAGAAAAGTTCTGTATCAAAAAGCCAAGGCCAAAGCCTTATATCAGCGGGAGTCGCAAGCATAGTCTTGTGGCTCCCGCTGAATGCTTTCTACGCTCGCCC encodes:
- a CDS encoding phage protein GemA/Gp16 family protein yields the protein MNKTGRGRLLFIAHKGAKQLWGDDEEMRRSIQEIHTGHRSCTAMDDKVLTRWCWKLKEMGADIYVPDPAPRGGQDLTKPTTRQLAQIEQLAFERGWEDGLNDGRLRGFIKRTAGVDDVTFASRKQATDIISGLRRWKKQEESK
- a CDS encoding Mor transcription activator family protein; translation: MIEQKLNTEHAQKLEELLPASVRELAEHIGLDFALRVVEKLGGTTLDVPKGDIPAGIARIEWLGEVLGEDVAAAFVRHYGGSRGFYIPRCQAAVAAMQDLSIQKRFDGLSEQGLSARTIVAMLAVEFSLTDKTIWRALTRIPGGEKKDGGRSQQIGQLPLPL